From the genome of Phreatobacter cathodiphilus, one region includes:
- a CDS encoding Bug family tripartite tricarboxylate transporter substrate binding protein: protein MKRLMLALLGALALTAVRAEAQTAAPAWPQRQVTVIVPFTAGGTTDLFARIFTQAMQQKYGTAFVVENRAGAGGTVGATAAARAPKDGYTLFVGTASTHAIAPYVYKSLNYDADRDFQPVSLFATLPNMLVVSNQIPARTMSEFVAYAKANPGKLNYGSSGIGASNHIPAEIISNLIGTPMTHIPFRSSNEIMNALVGGHIHLAFDNITFALPQSQGGTVRAIAVTSKERSPTAPEIPAIAETFPGFDIGTWHGLFAPAGAPRAVVDQVAADVKEIFSRPDVVAKLKEIGAVAAPNTPDAFTAFSRSERERYRVIVREARIEPQ, encoded by the coding sequence ATGAAGAGACTGATGCTGGCGCTGCTTGGCGCCCTCGCCCTGACGGCTGTCCGGGCCGAAGCCCAGACCGCCGCCCCCGCCTGGCCGCAGCGCCAGGTCACGGTCATCGTGCCCTTCACCGCCGGCGGCACGACCGATCTCTTCGCCCGCATCTTCACCCAGGCGATGCAGCAGAAATACGGCACCGCCTTCGTGGTGGAGAACCGGGCCGGCGCCGGCGGCACGGTGGGCGCGACCGCCGCGGCGCGCGCCCCGAAGGACGGATACACGCTGTTCGTCGGCACGGCGAGCACCCACGCCATCGCGCCCTATGTCTACAAGTCGCTGAACTACGACGCCGATCGCGACTTCCAGCCGGTCAGCCTCTTCGCCACCCTGCCGAACATGCTGGTCGTCTCGAACCAGATCCCGGCGCGGACGATGAGCGAGTTCGTCGCCTATGCGAAGGCCAATCCCGGCAAGCTGAACTACGGCTCCTCCGGCATCGGCGCCTCCAACCACATCCCCGCCGAGATCATCTCCAACCTTATCGGCACGCCGATGACCCACATCCCCTTCCGCTCCTCCAACGAGATCATGAATGCGCTGGTCGGCGGCCACATCCACCTTGCCTTCGACAACATCACCTTCGCGCTGCCGCAGTCTCAGGGCGGCACGGTGCGCGCCATCGCGGTGACCTCGAAGGAGCGCAGCCCGACGGCCCCCGAGATCCCGGCCATCGCCGAGACCTTCCCCGGCTTCGACATCGGCACATGGCACGGCCTCTTTGCCCCCGCCGGCGCGCCGCGCGCCGTTGTCGACCAGGTCGCCGCCGACGTGAAGGAGATCTTCTCGCGGCCCGACGTGGTGGCGAAGCTCAAGGAGATCGGCGCAGTGGCCGCGCCCAACACGCCTGACGCCTTCACCGCCTTCTCCCGCTCCGAGCGCGAGCGCTATCGCGTCATCGTGCGCGAGGCCCGCATCGAGCCGCAGTGA
- a CDS encoding ribonuclease activity regulator RraA: MSLKTETREKLKGVSTATLCTALFKRGLRNQFIQDVKPLNPALPTMVGEAFTLRYIPAREDLNPITVFQDRGHPQRKAVEECPPGAVMVIDSRKDARAASAGGILVSRLMMRGVAGVVTDGGFRDSAEIAGLAIPAYHHRPSAPTNLTLHQALDINVPIGCGDVAVWPGDVVVGDGDGVVIIPAAIADEIAAEAVEMTVFEDFVTEMVLAGRSILGLYPPTDDQTKVDFAAWRGKTGR, encoded by the coding sequence ATGAGCCTCAAGACCGAGACCCGCGAGAAGCTGAAGGGCGTCTCGACCGCCACCCTGTGCACGGCGCTGTTCAAGCGCGGGCTGCGCAACCAGTTCATCCAGGACGTGAAGCCCCTGAACCCGGCGCTGCCCACCATGGTGGGCGAGGCCTTCACGCTGCGCTACATCCCGGCGCGGGAGGACCTCAACCCGATCACGGTGTTCCAGGATCGCGGTCATCCCCAGCGCAAGGCCGTGGAGGAATGCCCGCCGGGCGCGGTCATGGTGATCGACAGCCGCAAGGACGCGCGGGCGGCCTCGGCCGGCGGCATCCTCGTCTCGCGCCTGATGATGCGCGGGGTGGCGGGCGTCGTCACCGACGGCGGCTTCCGCGACAGCGCGGAGATCGCCGGCCTCGCCATACCCGCCTATCACCACCGCCCCTCGGCGCCGACCAACCTGACCCTGCACCAGGCGCTGGACATCAACGTGCCGATCGGCTGCGGCGACGTGGCCGTCTGGCCCGGCGACGTGGTGGTCGGCGACGGCGACGGCGTGGTGATCATTCCCGCCGCCATCGCCGACGAGATCGCGGCGGAGGCGGTGGAGATGACCGTGTTCGAGGATTTCGTGACGGAGATGGTGCTCGCCGGCCGCTCGATCCTCGGCCTCTATCCGCCGACGGACGACCAGACCAAGGTCGACTTCGCCGCCTGGCGCGGCAAGACGGGGCGCTAG
- the araD gene encoding L-arabinonate dehydratase, whose amino-acid sequence MTRRKTPADLRSARWFAPDDLRSFGHRSRWMQMGYAPEDWVGKPMIAILNTWSDAQPCHAHFKDRVEDVKRGIFQAGGFPIELPALSLSESNVKPTTMLYRNLLAMEAEELIRSHSVDGAVLMGGCDKTTPALLMGATSAGLPMIYVPAGPMLRGNWKGHTLGSGSDAWKYWDERRAGNISDRDWTDVEGGIARSYGVCMTMGTASTMTAIAEAIGITLPGASAIPAPDANHKRMCAAAGRRIVDMVWEDLKPTDILTRAAFENGITVAMAMGCSTNAIIHVIAMARRAGVDISLADFDKASRKVPVLANVRPSGDTYLMEDFYYAGGLPALMTRLTDHLHLGAVTVTGRPLAESLAGAEVHNDDVIRTVENPIYAEGALAVLKGNLSPDGCVIKPSACEPRFLKHSGPALVFDDYPAMKAAIDRDDLDVTADTVLVLRNAGPHGGPGMPEWGMLPIPKKLVKQGIRDMVRISDARMSGTSYGACILHVSPEAHIGGPLALLQTGDIIDLDVDGRTLNMRVSEEELASRRAAWQPPKAHYERGYGWIFTKHIKQAHEGCDFDFLEESFGGPVAEPAIF is encoded by the coding sequence ATGACCCGCCGCAAGACCCCTGCGGACCTGCGCAGTGCCCGCTGGTTCGCCCCCGACGACCTCCGGTCCTTCGGCCACCGCTCGCGCTGGATGCAGATGGGCTACGCCCCGGAGGACTGGGTCGGCAAGCCGATGATCGCCATCCTCAACACCTGGTCGGACGCCCAGCCCTGCCACGCCCATTTCAAGGACCGCGTGGAGGACGTGAAGCGAGGCATCTTTCAGGCCGGCGGCTTCCCCATCGAGCTGCCGGCGCTGTCGCTGTCGGAGAGCAACGTCAAGCCGACCACCATGCTCTACCGCAACCTGCTCGCCATGGAGGCGGAGGAACTGATCCGCTCGCATTCCGTCGACGGCGCCGTGCTGATGGGTGGCTGCGACAAGACGACGCCGGCCCTGCTGATGGGCGCGACCTCGGCCGGGCTGCCGATGATCTACGTGCCGGCGGGGCCGATGCTGCGCGGCAACTGGAAGGGCCACACGCTGGGCTCCGGCTCGGACGCGTGGAAATACTGGGACGAGCGGCGCGCCGGCAACATCTCCGACCGCGACTGGACCGACGTGGAGGGCGGCATCGCCCGCTCCTACGGCGTCTGCATGACCATGGGCACCGCCTCGACCATGACGGCGATCGCCGAGGCCATCGGCATCACCCTGCCCGGCGCCTCGGCCATTCCGGCGCCCGACGCCAACCACAAGCGCATGTGCGCCGCCGCCGGCCGGCGCATCGTCGACATGGTCTGGGAGGACCTGAAGCCGACGGACATTCTCACGCGCGCGGCCTTCGAGAACGGCATCACCGTCGCCATGGCCATGGGCTGCTCGACCAACGCCATCATCCACGTTATCGCCATGGCGCGGCGGGCGGGCGTCGACATCAGCCTCGCCGATTTCGACAAGGCCAGCCGCAAGGTGCCGGTCCTCGCCAATGTCCGCCCTAGCGGCGACACCTATCTGATGGAGGACTTCTACTACGCCGGCGGCCTGCCCGCACTGATGACGCGGCTCACCGACCACCTGCACCTCGGAGCCGTCACCGTGACGGGCAGGCCGCTGGCCGAGAGCCTCGCCGGCGCCGAGGTCCACAACGACGACGTCATCCGCACCGTGGAGAACCCGATCTATGCCGAGGGGGCGCTCGCCGTGCTGAAGGGCAATCTCTCGCCCGACGGCTGCGTCATCAAGCCGAGCGCCTGCGAGCCGCGCTTCCTCAAGCACAGCGGCCCTGCCCTCGTCTTCGACGACTATCCCGCGATGAAGGCGGCGATCGACCGCGACGACCTCGACGTCACCGCCGACACGGTGCTGGTCCTGCGCAATGCCGGGCCGCACGGCGGGCCGGGCATGCCGGAATGGGGCATGCTGCCGATCCCGAAGAAGCTGGTGAAACAGGGCATCCGCGACATGGTGCGGATCTCGGACGCGCGCATGTCCGGCACGAGCTACGGCGCCTGCATCCTGCACGTCTCGCCCGAGGCCCATATCGGCGGGCCGCTGGCGCTGCTGCAGACCGGCGACATCATTGACCTCGACGTCGACGGTCGCACCCTCAACATGCGCGTCAGCGAGGAGGAACTCGCCAGCCGCCGCGCCGCCTGGCAGCCGCCCAAGGCCCATTACGAGCGCGGCTACGGCTGGATCTTCACCAAGCACATCAAACAGGCCCACGAGGGCTGCGATTTCGACTTCCTCGAGGAGAGCTTCGGCGGCCCGGTGGCCGAGCCGGCGATCTTCTGA
- a CDS encoding TadE/TadG family type IV pilus assembly protein: MLARPPIPDVLSRLRRDAGGSIAITFAICLVAIFGFVGLAVDYSRGARVQAKLQSALDAAAVAASSRASGKTGDQIKSDALTFFAAQFKEAGVPTPTIVATVTDSTLELKATLALPANFLPVIGINSVDVAAASKTAWGITRLRVALALDNTGSMSSSGKMSALKTATLSLLTQLQDNAKNDGDVLVSLVPFAKVVNVGTTYRNASWIRMSDATVCSWIFCSSSWSGAIQDRDKNNDISNAAPSGSSTYFPAMNENYTGGTPTAIQPLTSNWGQLRSTVAQMSPAGNTNQVIGLAWAWQTLTQGLPMNAPAEDPKYTYKKVIILISDGLNTESRHADRQSEIDSRQTLLCTAIKAAGITLYTIQVNTGGDATSSVMQNCASTSDKFTLMTNPTQLVTTLSDIGGQLTRLRLTN, from the coding sequence ATGCTCGCCCGCCCGCCCATTCCCGACGTGCTGAGCCGGCTGCGCCGCGACGCGGGGGGCAGCATCGCCATCACCTTCGCCATCTGCCTCGTCGCCATCTTCGGCTTCGTCGGCCTCGCGGTCGACTATTCCCGCGGCGCCCGCGTCCAGGCCAAGCTCCAGTCGGCCCTCGACGCGGCCGCCGTCGCCGCTTCCTCCCGCGCCTCCGGCAAGACCGGCGACCAGATCAAGTCGGACGCGCTCACCTTCTTCGCCGCCCAGTTCAAGGAAGCAGGTGTGCCGACGCCTACCATCGTCGCTACCGTGACGGATTCGACCCTGGAGCTGAAGGCGACGCTCGCGCTGCCCGCCAACTTCCTCCCCGTCATCGGCATCAATTCCGTGGACGTGGCGGCGGCATCGAAGACCGCCTGGGGCATCACCCGGCTGAGGGTGGCCCTCGCCCTCGACAATACCGGCTCGATGTCGAGCTCCGGCAAGATGTCGGCCTTGAAGACCGCGACGCTCAGTCTTCTGACGCAGTTGCAAGACAACGCCAAGAACGACGGCGACGTGCTGGTCTCCCTGGTCCCCTTCGCCAAGGTCGTCAATGTCGGCACGACCTACCGCAATGCGAGCTGGATCCGCATGTCGGACGCCACGGTCTGCAGCTGGATTTTCTGCTCCTCGAGCTGGAGCGGGGCCATTCAGGACCGCGACAAGAACAACGACATCTCGAACGCCGCTCCCTCCGGGTCCTCCACCTATTTCCCGGCGATGAACGAGAACTACACCGGCGGCACTCCCACCGCCATCCAGCCGCTGACCTCGAACTGGGGGCAGCTCCGCTCCACCGTGGCGCAGATGAGCCCGGCGGGGAACACCAACCAGGTCATCGGCCTCGCCTGGGCCTGGCAGACCCTGACCCAGGGGCTTCCGATGAACGCGCCGGCCGAGGATCCGAAATACACCTACAAGAAGGTCATCATCCTGATCTCCGACGGCCTCAATACCGAGAGCCGTCACGCCGACCGCCAGAGTGAGATCGACTCCCGGCAGACCCTGCTCTGCACCGCTATCAAGGCGGCCGGGATCACGCTCTATACGATCCAGGTGAACACCGGTGGCGACGCCACCTCCTCGGTCATGCAGAACTGCGCCAGCACCAGCGACAAGTTCACGCTGATGACCAATCCGACCCAGCTCGTGACCACCCTGAGCGACATCGGCGGCCAGCTCACGCGCCTCAGGCTCACCAACTGA
- a CDS encoding DUF6600 domain-containing protein: MTPKPRFRIPSLVSSLALVVSLSIGQALAAGAGTPPPPPPDEAMPGAAIQQQAPSPMDGFRETLQQFGSFEIHPLYGEVWKPSEQIAAPGWSPYPRCHWQYDRAQSTWVFADPTPWGAIVHRHGRWANDPQHGWVWAADTNFGPGWVVWRAEPHQVSWAPMLPEQHGNQPPREGWQTQDQASFNSGCRQAAPPPPVASHAPPPAMRYDGPAYQPGPAVVGGGPAFIPGGVVVIDRCRHRPWAPGCRPRHVGLPPACATGIRPSWCRPVCATNPFAPGCRRPGPVVGGVRPPPGATGNFCSRFPAHPRCRLVRPMGPGPFVGRPGPRPGPIVGRPGPRPGPIVGRPGPRPGPVMGRPGPRPGVGMGGRGHGGGRSVRR; encoded by the coding sequence ATGACCCCGAAACCCCGTTTCCGCATTCCATCCCTCGTATCCTCGCTGGCGCTCGTCGTCAGCCTGTCGATCGGCCAGGCGCTCGCAGCCGGGGCCGGCACGCCTCCCCCGCCGCCGCCCGACGAGGCCATGCCCGGCGCCGCGATCCAGCAACAGGCGCCGAGCCCGATGGACGGGTTCCGCGAGACGCTGCAGCAGTTCGGCAGCTTCGAGATCCACCCGCTCTATGGCGAGGTATGGAAGCCGTCTGAGCAGATCGCGGCACCGGGCTGGTCGCCCTATCCGCGTTGTCACTGGCAGTACGACCGCGCGCAGAGCACGTGGGTCTTCGCCGATCCGACCCCCTGGGGCGCCATCGTCCACCGTCACGGCCGCTGGGCCAACGATCCCCAGCACGGCTGGGTCTGGGCGGCGGACACCAATTTCGGCCCGGGCTGGGTCGTCTGGCGCGCCGAGCCGCATCAGGTCAGCTGGGCGCCCATGCTGCCCGAGCAGCACGGCAACCAGCCGCCCCGCGAGGGCTGGCAGACGCAGGACCAGGCCTCGTTCAACAGCGGCTGCCGGCAGGCGGCGCCGCCCCCGCCCGTCGCCAGCCACGCGCCGCCCCCGGCGATGCGCTATGACGGGCCGGCCTACCAGCCCGGCCCGGCCGTTGTCGGCGGCGGTCCCGCCTTCATCCCCGGCGGCGTCGTTGTGATCGACCGGTGCCGTCACCGGCCCTGGGCTCCTGGATGCCGGCCCCGCCATGTCGGCCTGCCGCCCGCCTGCGCAACCGGCATCCGGCCGTCGTGGTGCCGCCCGGTCTGCGCGACGAACCCCTTCGCTCCCGGCTGCCGGCGCCCTGGCCCGGTGGTGGGCGGCGTCAGGCCGCCGCCCGGCGCGACGGGCAACTTCTGCTCCCGCTTCCCGGCGCACCCGCGCTGCCGCCTGGTTCGCCCGATGGGCCCCGGCCCCTTCGTCGGACGCCCGGGTCCGCGTCCCGGCCCGATCGTCGGCCGCCCCGGCCCCCGTCCCGGCCCGATCGTCGGCCGCCCCGGCCCCCGTCCCGGCCCCGTCATGGGCCGGCCCGGCCCCCGGCCCGGCGTTGGGATGGGCGGCCGCGGTCATGGCGGTGGACGTTCCGTGCGCCGCTGA
- a CDS encoding Rrf2 family transcriptional regulator: protein MAELSARWPRAVKAADLAAITGITFLNVQKTAHALSRAGLLEAERGRYGGLRLVRAADEMKVAEIVRAFEPADCPVNFLAADQSRDPVSTLMFRAHRGFFQPLEETTLADIEPRAIARKGDQAAPRSGRIPA from the coding sequence ATGGCGGAACTCTCCGCGCGATGGCCGCGGGCTGTCAAGGCGGCCGACCTCGCCGCCATCACCGGCATCACCTTTCTCAACGTGCAGAAGACCGCCCACGCCCTGTCGCGGGCCGGCCTGCTCGAGGCCGAGCGCGGCCGCTATGGCGGGCTGAGGCTGGTGCGGGCGGCCGACGAGATGAAGGTGGCCGAGATCGTCCGCGCCTTCGAGCCGGCGGACTGCCCGGTGAACTTCCTCGCCGCCGACCAGTCGCGTGACCCCGTGTCGACGCTGATGTTCCGCGCCCACCGCGGCTTCTTCCAGCCGCTGGAGGAGACGACCCTCGCCGACATCGAGCCGCGCGCCATCGCCCGCAAGGGCGATCAGGCGGCGCCACGCTCCGGCCGCATCCCCGCATAG
- a CDS encoding heme ABC transporter ATP-binding protein, with amino-acid sequence MTILLEADDVGVAYGRHKPVDGVSLALARGELMVVVGPNGAGKTTLMKLLTGEVAPTGGAVRLDGEALGAIPAWRLASQRAVMAQASRLAFPFTVAEVVRIGIDSVGRALTRGARERIIGEALAAADIGHLAARSYQTLSGGEQQRVQFARTFAQLRAGRTSTDRQVLFLDEPVANLDLSHQIALMESAARLAREGVAVIAVLHDLNLAATFADRILVMSGGRLHALGAPAEVITRARVRDVFGVDLCREAESGLPVVLPQHYAGMRPERGAA; translated from the coding sequence ATGACGATCCTCCTGGAAGCCGACGACGTCGGCGTCGCCTACGGGCGCCACAAGCCGGTGGACGGCGTGTCGCTGGCGCTGGCGCGCGGCGAGCTGATGGTGGTGGTCGGCCCCAACGGCGCCGGCAAGACGACGCTGATGAAGCTGCTGACCGGCGAGGTGGCACCCACCGGCGGCGCGGTGCGGCTCGACGGCGAGGCGCTCGGCGCCATTCCCGCCTGGAGGCTCGCCTCGCAGCGCGCGGTAATGGCGCAGGCGAGCCGCCTCGCCTTCCCCTTCACGGTGGCCGAGGTGGTGCGGATCGGTATCGACAGCGTCGGCCGGGCGCTCACCCGAGGCGCCCGCGAGCGCATCATCGGCGAGGCGCTGGCCGCCGCCGACATCGGCCATCTCGCCGCCCGCTCCTACCAGACCCTGTCGGGCGGCGAGCAGCAGCGCGTGCAGTTCGCCCGCACCTTCGCGCAGCTCAGGGCCGGCCGCACCAGCACCGACCGGCAGGTGCTGTTCCTCGACGAGCCGGTGGCCAATCTCGACCTGTCGCACCAGATCGCGCTGATGGAGAGTGCGGCGCGGCTCGCCCGCGAGGGCGTGGCAGTGATCGCCGTGCTGCACGACCTCAATCTCGCGGCGACCTTCGCCGACCGGATCCTGGTGATGAGCGGCGGGCGTCTGCATGCGCTGGGCGCACCGGCCGAGGTCATTACGCGGGCGCGGGTCAGGGACGTCTTCGGCGTGGATCTGTGCCGGGAAGCCGAGAGCGGCCTGCCGGTCGTCCTGCCGCAGCACTATGCGGGGATGCGGCCGGAGCGTGGCGCCGCCTGA
- a CDS encoding FecCD family ABC transporter permease — protein sequence MAGLFASRRRRLTIGAALLAVVLVLLAVASLGSGAVKIAPADVVRVVTAWATGDREALAGRDALIILSIRVPRLLLGCLIGAALAVSGALMQGLFRNPLADPGLVGVSSGAALAAGFTIVLGDRIFGTVAAQLPFVLLPLGAFLGGLASTLILYAIATRHGRTSVAIMLLAGVALGAFAGALTGLLAFVSDDRQLRDLTFWSLGSLSGASWTKVATVTPLILPVLLAVPFLARGLNALLLGEAEAFHLGIPVQALKRAAIMMVAVAVGASVASAGVIGFVGIVVPHLLRLLFGPDHRVLLPLAALLGAILLTGADLLARTLVAPAELPIGILTAAIGAPFFLWLLLRRDRTLDA from the coding sequence ATCGCCGGGCTCTTCGCCTCGCGGCGGCGGCGGCTCACCATCGGGGCGGCCCTGCTGGCGGTGGTGCTGGTGCTTCTCGCCGTCGCCTCGCTCGGCAGCGGCGCGGTGAAGATCGCCCCGGCGGACGTGGTGCGCGTGGTGACCGCCTGGGCGACCGGCGACCGCGAGGCGCTGGCCGGCCGCGACGCGCTCATCATCCTGTCGATCCGGGTGCCGCGCCTCCTCCTCGGCTGCCTGATCGGCGCGGCGCTGGCGGTGTCCGGCGCGCTGATGCAGGGGCTCTTCCGCAATCCGCTCGCCGATCCCGGCCTCGTCGGCGTCTCCTCCGGCGCGGCGCTGGCGGCGGGCTTCACCATCGTCCTTGGCGACCGCATCTTCGGCACGGTGGCGGCGCAACTGCCCTTCGTGCTGCTGCCCTTGGGCGCCTTCCTCGGCGGCCTCGCCTCGACCCTCATCCTCTACGCCATCGCCACCCGCCACGGTCGCACCTCGGTCGCCATCATGCTGCTGGCGGGCGTGGCGCTCGGCGCCTTCGCCGGCGCGCTGACGGGCCTGCTCGCCTTCGTCAGCGACGACCGGCAGCTGCGCGACCTCACCTTCTGGTCGCTCGGCTCGCTGTCCGGGGCGAGTTGGACGAAGGTCGCCACCGTCACGCCGCTGATCTTGCCGGTGCTCCTCGCCGTGCCCTTCCTCGCCCGCGGCCTCAACGCCCTGCTGCTCGGCGAGGCCGAGGCCTTCCATCTCGGCATCCCCGTCCAGGCGCTGAAGCGCGCCGCCATCATGATGGTGGCGGTCGCGGTGGGGGCGAGCGTCGCCTCCGCCGGGGTTATCGGCTTCGTCGGCATCGTGGTGCCGCACCTGCTGCGGCTGCTGTTCGGGCCGGATCACCGGGTGCTGCTGCCGCTCGCCGCCCTGCTCGGCGCCATCCTGCTGACCGGCGCCGACCTCCTCGCCCGCACGCTGGTGGCGCCGGCCGAACTGCCCATCGGCATCCTCACCGCCGCCATCGGCGCGCCCTTCTTCCTGTGGCTGCTGCTGCGCCGCGACCGGACCCTCGACGCATGA
- a CDS encoding heme/hemin ABC transporter substrate-binding protein: MIRPALLPQPRPSRRAILAAPALLALGASHAAAAERRLVAAGGVITEILYALGRQDLLVGVDSTSLHPAEAMREKANVGYVRALSAEGVLSLRPTDLLAVEGAGPPDTVKLIAEAGVKVVRISEDTSEAGVAARIRTIGAIADAADRAEALAAKVEAGFAALKQQRDALAARKRVLFVLSLQNGRVMVGGARSSADAIIRLAGAINAADSVEGFKPLTDEGLIAAAPDVVLMMKHNEHAASADQVFSQPALSATPAARTRALVAMDGLYLLGFGPRTPDAARDLMAAVYAGPRP, translated from the coding sequence ATGATCCGCCCTGCCCTCCTCCCGCAGCCGCGTCCGTCGCGGCGCGCGATCCTCGCTGCGCCGGCGCTCCTGGCGCTGGGCGCCTCGCATGCTGCGGCCGCCGAACGCCGCCTCGTCGCCGCCGGCGGGGTGATCACCGAAATCCTCTACGCGCTCGGACGGCAGGACCTGCTGGTCGGCGTCGATTCGACGAGCCTGCACCCGGCCGAGGCCATGCGGGAGAAGGCCAATGTCGGCTATGTCCGGGCGCTCTCCGCCGAGGGCGTGCTGTCGCTACGCCCGACCGACCTGCTGGCCGTTGAGGGTGCCGGCCCCCCCGACACCGTCAAGCTGATCGCCGAGGCGGGCGTGAAGGTCGTCAGGATCTCCGAGGACACGTCCGAGGCGGGTGTGGCGGCCCGCATCCGCACCATCGGAGCCATCGCCGATGCCGCGGACCGGGCGGAAGCCCTCGCCGCCAAGGTCGAGGCCGGATTTGCGGCGCTGAAACAGCAACGCGACGCGCTAGCCGCCCGCAAGCGCGTGCTCTTCGTGCTGTCGCTGCAGAACGGTCGCGTCATGGTGGGCGGTGCCCGCAGCAGCGCCGACGCCATCATCCGTCTCGCCGGCGCGATCAATGCCGCCGATTCGGTGGAGGGCTTCAAGCCGCTCACCGACGAGGGGCTGATCGCCGCCGCGCCCGACGTGGTGCTGATGATGAAGCACAACGAACACGCCGCCTCCGCCGACCAGGTCTTCAGCCAGCCGGCGCTGTCGGCGACGCCCGCCGCGCGCACGCGCGCGCTCGTGGCCATGGACGGGCTCTACCTCCTCGGCTTCGGACCGCGGACCCCCGATGCGGCGCGCGACCTGATGGCCGCGGTCTATGCGGGTCCCAGGCCGTGA
- the hemP gene encoding hemin uptake protein HemP: MISSPPTYPSGDRPNMVADGATTVPVVEVGSILGAGREAVILHKGERYRLRVTANDKLILTK; encoded by the coding sequence ATGATCTCCTCTCCCCCAACCTATCCCTCAGGCGACCGGCCAAACATGGTCGCCGACGGCGCCACCACGGTTCCGGTCGTGGAGGTCGGTTCGATTCTCGGGGCAGGTCGCGAGGCCGTCATCCTCCACAAGGGGGAGCGCTACCGCCTACGCGTCACCGCCAACGACAAGCTGATCCTGACCAAATGA